DNA from bacterium:
CCAGAACCCCTGCCGGTGAAAAGCGGGGGTCGTTTATAAGTATTGGGTTACTATCGCCTGCCCACTTTATAGCATAAGGCGGATTAGAGACAATAACGTCAAAGGGTATATCGTCCCAATGTTTGGGGTCTGTAAGGGTATCTCCGTGTGCGATATTAAAATGGTTATAGTTTATATCGTGTAGAAACATATTGATACGACACAGGTTGTATGTGGTTAGATTTATTTCCTGCCCAAAGAAGCCCATCCTTACATTCTCTTTCCCGAGCACTTTAGCAAATTTTAGGAGTAACGAACCCGACCCGCAGGCAGGGTCATATACCTTGTTGACCTCTTTCTTACCAGCGGTTGTCAACAGAGCAAGTAACTCGCTTACCTCCTGAGGAGTAAAAAACTCACCTCCTGACCTGCCAGCGTTGGAAGCGTACATTGTCATTAAAAATTCATAAGCATCCCCAAAAGCGTCTATTGAGTTGTCCGAGTAATTACCAAGCTGAAGGTCACCTATCGCATCCAGAAGTTTTACAAGTTTTTCGTTCCTCTTTTCAACAGTATTACCAAGTTTGTTGGAGTTGACATCAAGGTCGTCAAAGAGCCCTTTTATATCGTCTTCACTATCAAACCCTATAGCTGAATTTTCTATATTATGGAACACTCTGGCAAGGGTTTCGTTTAGTTTCTCGTCGGTACGAGCTTTTGCACAAACATTAACAAAAAGTTCGCTGGGTAAAATATAGAACCCTTTTTCAAGTACCGTCTCTTCTTTGCCAAAGAGAGCATCTTCATCTGATAATTGTGTATAGTCAAACTCTCTGTTGCCACTACGCCTCTCTTCTTTGTTTATGTAGTTGATGAGGTTCTCACTTATGAAACGGTAAAAGAGGATACCCAGAACGTACTGCTTAAAGTCCCAGCCGTCAACACTACCACGAAGGTCGTTTGCTATCTTCCAGATTGTTCGGTGTAGTTCAGCCCGTTCCTCTTCTCTTGGTATGTTAGAATTGTTTGCCATTATTTTACCTCTTATTAAAAACGGGTTGGGTTGGTAAGATGTTTTTATGTGTAGGTTAATTTTACGCTTTTCTGCCGTAAAAATCAATTTTGTGTAGAGTATAAGCGAGTCTTGTCCCGACAGTATTTCTGAGGAAATTGTACCACTCTTGGTTGCAAACCCCCGAGGAATACTTCGCAAACCTCAGGGGATTGCTTCGTATTCGCTCGCAATGACAATCTTTCCTTATTTGCCTCTCCCCTTGAGGGAGAGGATGCAAGGTGAGGGGGGCTTTTTTCTTTATGTCTTTGCTTTTGTCTTTTATTTCGTTAAAAAAGTATGTGTTTAGGAACGAATTACGAGGTGCTAACCGACGCTTTTTGCTTGTCTTACGAGGAGCGTCTTAGCCCGAATACTTTCTGTGGGATTGCAACGTGGTAATCCTCGTCTTTATCCTATACACTATTGTTTATTCCCATTCCTTTTCCGCCTACGGCTTACCAATTTTGCCTTCTGCTCATCACACTCTGCCATCCTGAACTTGTTTCAGGATCTCTAACTTAATCCACGCTGGTAATAGGACAACGTAAAAAGCGAGATTCCGGATCAAGTCCGGAATGACATACAGGGGAAACACTCGCAAAGACGGAATGGGGGCTCTGCCTTCTAATATATGTAAAAATATGGTTTCAATAAATATTTAACCAAAACAATATTTGAAATAATTTCTAAAATGATATACTCTTTTTTAAACATTTGTTTTGTGATAGTGTAAAAAATTTGCTTACCAACACCGGTAAATGTTTAACAAATACTCTTAGATTAGGTTAGATATAAATATATAGGAAAATTAATTATGGATAAAAATAAAAAGAAAACCTTGATAAAGAAAATATCTAAAAAAGAAGAAGAAATTGCTATAAAATTATCTGATAAAATATGGGAACTTGCCGAACCGCCTCTATTAGAAAAAGAATCTTCAAAATTAATCGCCCAATATCTCGAAGCAAACGGGTTTAATATTACTTGGCCTTTCAAGGTTCTACCTACTGCTTTTAAAGCAGAAAAAGGGAAAGGTAGACCTGTTATAGGTATGCTCGGAGAATATGACGCATTACCTGATTGTGGCAAGAAAAAAGGAACCTATGGACACGGATGTGGACATAACCTTCTTGGGGTTGCA
Protein-coding regions in this window:
- a CDS encoding type I restriction-modification system subunit M, translating into MANNSNIPREEERAELHRTIWKIANDLRGSVDGWDFKQYVLGILFYRFISENLINYINKEERRSGNREFDYTQLSDEDALFGKEETVLEKGFYILPSELFVNVCAKARTDEKLNETLARVFHNIENSAIGFDSEDDIKGLFDDLDVNSNKLGNTVEKRNEKLVKLLDAIGDLQLGNYSDNSIDAFGDAYEFLMTMYASNAGRSGGEFFTPQEVSELLALLTTAGKKEVNKVYDPACGSGSLLLKFAKVLGKENVRMGFFGQEINLTTYNLCRINMFLHDINYNHFNIAHGDTLTDPKHWDDIPFDVIVSNPPYAIKWAGDSNPILINDPRFSPAGVLAPKSKADFAFTMHILSWLSTVGTAAIVEFPGVLYRGGAEQKIRKYLVDNNYIDTVIQLPSNLFFGVGIATCIIVLKKSKKDNKILFIDASAEFVKSGNKNKLAPENINKILETFIGRKDKDYFAKVVSNKEIEDNDYNISVSSYVIPEDTREVIDIKKLNREIAGIVARQNELRKDIDKIVSEL